From the genome of Pseudomonas sp. WJP1:
GCGGCGAAGCGCGCTTCACGGGGTTGCTCGCGCCCAAGCGCCTGGCCGACTCGAACGGTCACGGCCATGCCCAGGGAGTAGGGAATCATGAACACCAGCGAGCTGAAGTTCAGGGCGATCTGGTGCCCGGCGACCACGGTGGCGCCGAGGCTGCCGATCAACAGGGCGATCACCGCGAAGATGCTCGATTCGGCGAACACGGCAATGCCGATGGGCAGGCCGATGCCCAGCAAGCGCTTGATCACCGACCATTGCGGCCAGTCGAAACGGCTGAACAGCTGGCTCGATTGATACGCCGGCGCCCAGCGCTCCCAGCCGGCCATGCCCAGGGCCATCACCCACATCACGATCGCCGTGGCCCAGCCGCAACCGACGCCACCCATGGCCGGTACGCCGAAGTGGCCATAGATGAACACGTAGTTCAGTGGAATGTTCAGCGCCAGGCCGCACAGGCCCAGGACCATCGCCGGGCGGGTGCGACCCAGGCCGTCACTGAAGCAACGCAGCACATGGTAGAGCGCGACCGCGGGCAGGCCGCTGGCGATGCCGTGCAGGTACTGCATGCAGGGGCCGATCAGTTCGGGATCGACCTTCATCACCCGCAAGATCGGTTCGGCGCACAGCAACATGCCGGTCGCCATCAGGCCGACCACCAGGGCCAGCCACAGTGCCTGACGCACGATCGGGCCGATCTCGCTGTGGGTGCCCGCACCAAAGCGCTGGGCGACTTTCGGTGTGGTGGCCAGCAAAGTGCCGGTCATCAGCAGGAACACCGGCACCCAGATCGAATTGCCCAGTGCCACCGCCGCCAGGTCGCGTGGCCCTACCCGGCCGGCCATCACCGCATCGACGAAGCCCATCGCCGTTGTGGCCAGCTGCGCGATCATGATCGGCAAGGCCAGGCCGAGCAGATTTTTCAGCTCCAGGCGAACCCGGGCGGGGCGGGAGAGGGAAGGGCTGGAGGTGTGGTCAGTCACGGAATTCAAGGGCAAAACGTCCAAAGATTTTTCATGCGCGGGTGCGCATTCTACGCGTTGACGCAGCGGTCAGGAAAAGACTGTGTTGGGCATTTGTAATTCAGCACTCCTTCCCTTGTAGGAGCGTGGCTTGCCCGCGAAGAACGATAACGCGGTGTTTCAGGAGTAGCGCGGCGTTCCATTCGCGGGCAAGCCACGCTCCTACAAGAAGGAGGAGATGTGTGCTAGGCGGCAGGTACCCTCTACGCCTACACTGCCGGTCCGCCAAAGGAGCCTGACATGCTGATCGTTGCCGACGAAAATATCCCCCTGCTCGACGCCTTCTTCCAGACGTTCGGCGAAATCCGCCGGGTGCCGGGGCGTTCCATCGACCGCGCCACCGTCGAACAGGCCGATGTACTACTGGTGCGTTCGGTTACCCGCGTCGACCGTGCGTTGCTTGAAGGCAGCAAGGTACGTTTTGTCGGCACCTGCACCATCGGCACCGATCATCTGGACCTGGAATACTTCCAGCAGGCCGGCATCACCTGGTCCAGTGCGCCGGGCTGCAACGCCCGCGGTGTGGTCGACTACGTGCTCGGCAGCCTGCTGACCCTGGCTGAAATCGAAGGCGCCGACCTGACCCAACGTACCTACGGCGTGGTCGGTGCCGGTGAGGTCGGTGGACGGCTGGTCAAGGTCCTGCAGGGCCTGGGCTGGAGGGTGCTGGTCTGCGATCCGCCACGCCAGGCTGCTGAAGGGGGCGATTACGTCAGCCTTGAGCAAATCATCGAGCAATGCGACGTCATCAGCCTGCAC
Proteins encoded in this window:
- a CDS encoding MATE family efflux transporter; its protein translation is MNSVTDHTSSPSLSRPARVRLELKNLLGLALPIMIAQLATTAMGFVDAVMAGRVGPRDLAAVALGNSIWVPVFLLMTGTLLATTPKVAQRFGAGTHSEIGPIVRQALWLALVVGLMATGMLLCAEPILRVMKVDPELIGPCMQYLHGIASGLPAVALYHVLRCFSDGLGRTRPAMVLGLCGLALNIPLNYVFIYGHFGVPAMGGVGCGWATAIVMWVMALGMAGWERWAPAYQSSQLFSRFDWPQWSVIKRLLGIGLPIGIAVFAESSIFAVIALLIGSLGATVVAGHQIALNFSSLVFMIPYSLGMAVTVRVGQALGREQPREARFAAGVGMGTALAYACLSASMMLLLREHIATIYTADPTVIKVAAMLIVYSALFQFSDAIQVTAAGALRGYQDTRVTMILTLFAYWGIGLPVGYALGLTDWFGTPSGPSGLWQGLIVGLSCAALMLSIRLTRSARKRIRNGLN